The region ACAGGCGACTGCCGACCAGGCCGGTCAGTTCCAGATGAAGCCGATCTTCTTCAGCTGCTTGTGGTCGAAATTTTCCATGCCTTCGCAGAAATCGACACCGCCGTGATGGCGGTAGAAGCGGCCGGCAGTCTCGTTTTCCTCAAGGCACCAGACGACCAGCCCGTTGCAGCCGAGCGACTTCAGCAGCCGGCGCGCCTCGCCGAACAGCATCCGGCCGAGACCGATGCCCTGATATTCCGGCCGAAGATAGAGCTCGTAGATTTCGCCTTCCTGCGGCAAAGCGCGGGCGCGGTTGAGGCCGAGCGTCGCGTAGCCGGCAACCGTTCCGGCGACATCGAGAACCAGGAGCGTCGCCGGTCCGCGCGTCGCCTTGCGCCACCAGTTTTCACCGCGGCGTTCGATCATCTGCGTCAGGGCGCGATGCGGAATGATGCCTGCGTAAGTGTGCTGCCAGGCGAGCCTGTGCGTTTCCGATATGGCTCGGGCATCGTGCGGTTCGGCCCGCCGAACATCGATCGACAACGTCTTCATAACGTTTACTCTGGTCCCGCCAAAGGCAATTAACCATATGCGGCCAGCGCATCGTGATCGATTGCCCACAGACTTGATATGTGGACGACAGATAAAATTTAACGCTTTTTTAACGATTGTCACAAGTCGGAATCAGCGCAGCGCACAATAAAAAACCCCGGCGCCAAGGCCGGGGTTTTAAGGGAAGGCTTCAAACTCTTAGAGGGCCGCCTTGGACTTTTCGAAACGCTTGCGGTCGTTTGCGTCGAGATACATCTTGCGCAGACGAATATTCTTCGGCGTCACTTCCATCAGCTCGTCTTCCTGGATCCAGGAAAGCGCGCGATCGAGCGTCATGCGGATCGGCGGCGTCAGCTTCACCGCTTCGTCCTTGCCGGCGGCGCGGATGTTGGTCAGCTGCTTGCCCTTCAGGACGTTCACTTCAAGGTCATTATCGCGCGTATGGATGCCGATGATCATGCCGGCATAGACCTTTTCGCCCGGCTCGATGATCATCGGGCCGCGATCTTCCAGGTTGAACATCGCGTAGGCGACGGCTTCGCCGGAAGCATTGGCGAGCAGCACGCCGTTGACGCGGCCGCCGATCACACCCTTATAGGGCTGGTAGTCGTGGAACAGCCGGTTCATGATCGCCGTGCCGCGGGTGTCCGTCAGCAGTTCCGACTGGTAGCCGATCAGGCCACGGGTCGGTGCGTAGAAACGCAGGCGAAGACGGTTGCCGCCCGACGGACGCAGCTCGACCATTTCGGCCTTGCGCTCCGACATCTTCTGCACGACGACACCGGAATGTTCTTCGTCGACGTCGACGACGACTTCCTCGATCGGCTCCAGAAGCTGGCCGCTTTCATCCTTGTGCATCACGACGCGCGGACGCGACACGGCAAGCTCGAAGCCTTCGCGACGCATGGTTTCGATGAGAACGGCGAGCTGAAGTTCGCCGCGGCCGGAGACGTAAAACGAATCCTTGCCTTCGGCTTCTTCGATCTTCAGGGCTACGTTGCCTTCCGCTTCCTTGAAGAGACGGTCGCGGATGACGCGCGAGGTCACCTTGTCGCCTTCGGTGCCCGCCAGCGGGCTGTCGTTGACGATGAAGGACATGGTGACGGTCGGCGGGTCGATCGGCTGCGCCTTCATGGCTTCCGAGACGGAAGGATCGCAGAAGGTGTCGGCGACGGTGCCCTTGGAGAGGCCGGCGATCGCGACGATGTCGCCCGCATGGGCTTCGTCGATCGCCGTGCGCTCGATGCCGCGGAAGGCGAGGATCTTGGAGATGCGGCCGGTTTCGATCAGCTTGCCGTCCTGGCCGAGAACCTTGACGGCCTGGTTCGGCTTGATCGAGCCCGATGCGATGCGGCCGGTGATGATGCGGCCGAGGAAGGGGTTGGCTTCGAGGATCGTGCCGATCATCCGGAACGGGCCTTCTTCGACGGTCGGCTCCGGAACATGCTTGAGCACCAGGTCGAGAAGCGGCGCAAGACCCTCGTCCTTCGGCCCTTCCGGATTGACGTTCATCCAGCCGTCGCGGCCCGAACCGTAAAGGATCGGGAAGTCGAGCTGCTCGTCGGTCGCATCGAGATTGGCGAACAGATCGAAGACTTCGTTGATGACTTCTTCGTGGCGGCCGTCCGGACGGTCGATCTTGTTGATCGCGACGATCGGGCGAAGGCCGACCTTCAGCGCCTTGGAGACGACGAACTTGGTCTGCGGCATCGGGCCTTCGGAGGAGTCGACGAGAACGATCGCGCCATCCACCATCGAGAGGATACGCTCGACCTCACCGCCGAAGTCGGCGTGGCCGGGGGTATCGACGATGTTGATGCGGACACCCTTCCACTCGACCGAGGTCGCCTTGGCGAGAATGGTGATGCCGCGTTCTTTTTCGAGATCGTTCGAGTCCATCACGCGTTCGGCTACGCGCTGATTTTCGCGGAACGAGCCGGACTGCTTGAGAAGCTCATCCACCAGGGTCGTCTTGCCATGGTCGACGTGCGCGATGATCGCGATATTGCGAAGTGCCATATGTGAAATCTCTGAGGCTGCGGCGCACGCTCTTGAGGACGCGCCTATTGGTTTGGGGCGTCCATACAGTTTTTTTTGCGTTTGCGAAAGAGGGGAACGCGCAAAAGCTGCGGCATGGCTGCCGCCATGCCGCATCGAAGCGTGTCATCAAATTGTCTTAGGCGTCGCTGCCTGTCAATTCCTCGAAGGTCGAAAGTCCCTTTTTGACCAGCATCGCATCCGGGCTCGGCAGCTTGCCGCGGAAGGCCTTGTAGGCATCTTCCGGATCGATCGAGCCGCCGACGGAATAGATGTTTTCCTTGAGTTTGCGCGCCATCTCGCCGTTGAAGGCGTCGCCCGTCTCCTCGAAGGCGGCAAAGGCGTCGGCATCGAGCACCTCCGACCACATGTAGGAGTAATAACCGGCCGAATAACCGCCGGAAAAGATGTGCTGGAAGTGCGGCGTCGCATGGCGCATGACGATCGATTTCGGCATGCCGATCTCGGCCAGCACCTCCGCCTGCACCGCCATCGGGTCGGCGACTGCCTCCCGCGTGTGAAAGGCCATATCGACAAGCGCCGACGAGGTGAACTCGACGGTGTTGAAGCCGGCATTGAAGGTCCGCGCCGCCAGCACCTTGTCGAGCAGCGCCTGCGGCATCGGCTCGCCGGTTTCGACATGCACGGCATAACGCTTCAGTATATCGGGCACCGTCAGCCAATGCTCGTAGAGCTGCGACGGCAGTTCGACGAAATCGCGCGAGACGCCGGTGCCGGACACGGAAGGATAGGTGACGTTCGACAGCATGCCGTGCAGCGCATGGCCGAATTCGTGGAACAGCGTGCGGGCATCGTCGAGCGACAGCAGCGCCGGTTTGCCCTCGGCCGGCTTGGCGAAGTTGCAGACATTGTAGATGATCGGCAGCTCGCCGTGGCGGCCATTCTTCAGTTGGAGCTTGTGCTGCGATTGCAGCGAGCTCATCCAGGCGCCTGATCGTTTCGAGCCGCGGGCGAAATAATCGCCGAGGAACAGCGCGACCAGCCGGTCTTCGCGATCCCTGATTTCGAACACCCTGACATCCGGGTGATAGGCGGCCACGTCCTTCTTCTCGACGGCGCGGATATCGAACAGCCGTTGGGCCACGTCGAAGCAGGCCTCGATGATCTTCTCCAGCTGCAGATAGGGCTTGAGTTCGGCTTCGGAGAAATCGAACTTCCGCGCCCGGATCTTTTCGGCGTAGTGGCGCCAGTCCCAGGGCATCACCTCGTGGTTACGCCCCTCCTCGGCGATCAGCGCTGATATACCGGCCTCCTCCTCGCCGGCGCGTTTCACCGCACGCGCCCAGACGGCCTTGAGCAGGTCGTTCACCGCATCCGCCGTCTTCGCCATCGTATTGTCGAGCTTCAGCTCGGCGAAATTGCCGTAACCGAGCAGGCTCGCCACCTGATGGCGCAGCGCCAACGTTTGCTTGATGACGCCGCGATTGTCCGTCTCGCCGTCATTTTCGCCGCGCGCCACCCACGCTTTGAAAGCCTGTTCCCGCAGATCGCGGCGCTCCGAAAAGGTGAGGAACGGCTCGATGATCGAGCGCGACAGCGTCACCGCATATTTGCCCTCGTCGCCGCGTTCGCGCGCCGCCGCGGCCATTGCGTCGCGCAGGAATTCCGGCAGCCCGTCGAGTTCGGCCCCATCGGAAAGTACCAGGGCCCAGGCCTTCTCGTCGGCCAGCACGTTCTGGCCGAATTGCGTGCCGAGACCGGCAAGCTTTTCATTGATCGCGGCGAGTTTCTCCTGCTCGGCCTTCTCGAGCTTGGCGCCCGATTTGACGAAACCTTTCCAGTGGCGCTCCAACACGCGTGTCTGTTCGAGCGTCAGGCCGAGGCTCTCGCGTTTTTCCCAGAGCGTGTCGATGCGCGCAAAGAGCGCGGCATTCATGCCGATCTTCGAATAGTGGCGCGACATCTTCGGCGAGATCTCCCGCTCCAGCGCCTGGATCACATCATTGGTATGCGCGCCGGCCTTGTTCCAGAACAGCGCCGAAACGCGCGACAGCGCATCGCCGGCAATCTCCAGCGCCGTGACGGTATTATCGAATGTCGGCGCCTCACCGTTTCCGGCGATCTCGTCGATCTCCCTTTCATGGGCGGCGAGCGCCGCTTCGAAGGCGGCGGCGAAATCGCCGTCATCGAGAGCATCGAAACGTGGCAGGCCGTGAAGACCGTCCCAGTTGACCAGCGCCGGATTGAAATCACGGGGAGAAGACATCGGAGAAATTCCTTTTTGGCATGCAGGTGGATCGTCAATATAGGAGAGCGGCCGTGGAATTGGTATGTTGCAGGCAAGCGCCTTTCGCCCCACCCGCCAAATCTGGTGGACAAAAATTGACGCGCTAGAATTAACCACTTGTTAACGATTGACGCGAATCACGCGCAAGCGCTAGTTTCCCCATATTCTTCCTGTAAGGGGACATGCGCGCCATGGAAATTTTTTCTGTGCGGTCTTGTCAGAGTTTGCTATTTAAAAACAATCCCAATAACTCGAAAACTTCGAAGAGCTCTGATATTGAAATCGAGACCAGAGCTCCGGCCCCGGCCTCGTTCCAGATCGACGACAATAGTGACGAAGGCCCGGATTTCACCGCGGTCAGCCCTGGTGAACTGCGCAATTACGCGCGTCAGAGTTTCGACAGCGGCCTGATCGATCAGAACACCTACGCTGCGATCTCCGAGCCTCTGCCGATGCACGCGATCGATCCGCTTGGCAACGTCATCGATCTCTCCAGCGTCACCGACGGCACGAGCTTCAATTTTCTCGATTATTACAAAAGTCAGTTGCAGATCGCCACGTCGATCGGCGATCCCGATGAGGTCCAGACGCTGAAATCGATCGTCGATTTCCTGGATAGTTGAATTAAAGCATGTCGCCCAAAAGTGTGCAGCGGTTTTGGGTGAACGACATGCGTAAAAACAAAGAGCTAAAGCGCAAAGAGCGAATCTGAAAGATCGCGACGCGCTTTAGGCTTTGCGCCAGCCGATGAGGCCGGGCGTTGCGTGCCAGAGTGCCTGAGCGGCAAACCCCATGAAGAGGACGCCGGAGCAGCGCACGATCAGCCGCTCATGGGCGCGATAGAAGCGGCGAACCGCGCCGGCGCCGATGATGCCGATCAGGATGATGTCGGCCGTCACGAAACCGACGAAGGACACGCAGAGAAGCATCGGCAATGCCTCGAAATCAAGCGCCCCGGCCGAACCCGCGACCAGCGCGGTGAAGGTGGCGAGCGCCACCGGATATCCCTTGGGATTGGTGACGCCGAAGATCAGCCCGCGGCGAAACGGCCGCTCGACCACCATCAGAGCCTGTCCCGCCGCTTTCGGCTTGGCATTGACCGCACTCCAGCCGATCCAGGCGAGATAGAAGCCGCAGGCAAGGCCGAGCAGGTCGAAGACGAAGGTTCCGATGGTCTTTGCCCCGACGATCGCGATCAGCGCCAGCGACGACCAGATGAGATCCCCGACCAGATGCCCCATCATGAAAAAAGCGCCGGCTTTGCGCCCCTGCCCGGCGCCGATGCCGAGCAGTTGCAGAAAGGCGGGTCCGGGAATGAGCACGTAGAAAAGCGCCGCCAGAAAGGCGCCGAAGACCAGGGACTGCGTCATGGACATACTCCGGAGGATGATTTGGCAGACTAAGCGATGGCAGGCACCCGTCAAGAGCTGTGAGAAAACGGGATCAGGTCGCAAACGCCACTGGCGGCAGCTTCCGGCTCAACATAATAGACCTCTAAGGATGCGCGCTGTCGATCGCCGGCACGGTGAACTTCACGACCTCTCCGCCCAGCACTTCGTGTTCCGGCGTGGCGATTTCGATGAGCACCTTGTGTTCACCAGTCGGCAGGCCGGTCAGGACGATAGCGCCGGTACCGCCGGCATCGGCCCAGCGCCAAGGCAGGTCGTCAATGCTGACATGAAGGTGACCGGCCCTCGGCGAGACCTCGCTGGCGCTGGCGCCGAAGATTGGCAGGATGCGGAAGTTTTCGGTTCGATAGGGAATGATGGCCACCGCTCTCTTCGCGAGCGGTCCCGGAAGCGGCTGATCCACGAAGAGTTTGGGTGCAGGCTCGTTCTGGATGGGAAGAAACGGCGTGGCTGCATGATGCGGCGTTTGCGCGTGGATGGGCGTGCCGGCGGCAAGCAGTAAAACTGCCGTTGCGAGGGCTCTTGCGATCGTGGTCATGACAAAATCCTTTGGAAGTCGCGCCTGAGACCACCGACATATGCCGGGACGCTGGCGCGACGTGGGGTGAACGGCCCTTGATCGGAGCCCGATCAAGCGACCTTGAGTTCGACGGCAATGTTGCCGCGGGTGGCCTTGGAATAAGGGCAGAGCTGGTGAGCACGCTCGACCAGCGCCTTGGCGAGATCCGCCTCGATGCCCGGCAGCTTCGCATTCAGCCGCGCCTGCAGCACATAGCCGTCGTCATTCGAGACCAGGTCGATCTCGGCATCGATGGCGGCGTCGGCGGGCACACGGAGCTGGCGCTCGGCCGCGGCTCTTCCGATCGCGCCGAGGAAACAGGCCGACCAGCCCGCAGCAAAGAGCTGCTCGGGATTTGTGCCTGGGCCCGAGGAACCGGGCGGGGACAGTTTCACATCGAGGCGCCCATCGGAACTGCGAGACGCGCCGTCACGGCCGCCGGTGGTGTTGGTGGTGCCGGTGTAGATGATTGTCGACATTCAGATACTCCTTGTCGGTTTGTTCGACGCCGCCCGGGATCAAGGGAATTGGGCTGCGATGACGGAAAAATGAGCTCTGCAAGTCCGGTCCGGTAGCGGGCAGAAACGAGAGTGAGCCTCTCGTTTTCGATCAGCGGCGCCTCCGGCAACGAGAAGCGGGATCGCTGCGACAATGTCGAAAAGTCTCGTGTTGCGTCCTCATATCCGCGGCGCGCCAGGCGACCGGGTAGACAGGCCTAACGGTTCCCCGACCGTTGAGAACTTGCAGGATTCGGGAGGCTGCCTCTCGGGTTCTCTCGCTACCGCCGGTGCCGGAATTGCGCGACTTTCAAAGCGCTAACCAGGGATCGTCACCACTGAAGCGGTCCCGCTTTCACATCCAGCCGGGAGACCGACATGAACACGGATTTCAAACGCAAGATCGTCTTCGCTCTATCGATGGGCATCGTAACGACAGGGCTGATCTCTTTTACACTGCTTGCGCTCAACCTGGGCTTCTCGAAGGGGTTCGCCCTGACATGGCTCCGCTCGTGGAGCATCGCCTATCTCATCGTCATCCCCGCCATCCTGCTGGTCGGCCCTCGCCTTCAGGCGCAGATCGATCGCGTCGTTCGTTGAAGGCAGGGGCCAGCTTCATTCCGATGAAGGCGCATCGCCGTAGTTGCTGCAAACCGCGCGAAGGCGGGGGAGCGCCCAATCGATGAAGGCACGCACCTTGAGGGCAAGCAGGCCCTGACGCGAATAGACGATGTTGACCGGCTTGGGCCCGCCGCCATAGTCCTTCAGGATCTGCACAAGCGCGCCCGAGGACACTTCCTCCGGAACTTGATAGTCGAAGAGGCGGGCAATGCCGGCCCCCTTTAGCGCGGCGGCGACGCAATTGGCCGCCGTGTTCACCTCGATCCGGCTACGCGGCAGGATTTCGACGGGCTTCCCGTCGATCTCGAAACTCCAAAAGAACGACCGCTTGTGGAACATGATCCCATCGTGATTGGCAAGTTCGGTCGGATGTTGGGGAAGGCCATGCCGCTCCAGATAGGCCGGACTTGCGCAGGTCAACAGACGGAACTCACCGGCCTTGACGGCGTGGAGCGAACTGTCTTCCAACTCACCAAGTCGGATGGCGACATCGACCTGCTCATTGACCAGATGAACAGAGCGGTCGATTGAAAGAACGTTCAATATCACCTGCGGATGCTCGTTCATGAAATCAAGTGCGATCGGCAGGACATACCGGTGGCCAAACTCGATCGGCATTGTGATGGTCAGCAGTCCCCGCGGCGTCTGGTACTCGCCAGACGCCCTGCGTTCGACCTCTTCCAGATCGGCGATAATCTTGCGTGCCGCGTCGACATAGTCGCGACCGGCATCGGTGAGCTGCAGGTTGCGGCTTGTTCGGATGATGAGGTTTGTGCCGAGATATCGCTCCAGATCGGCGACCTTGCGGCTGACGCTCGGCAGCGGTGCGTTCAGCTTCCGGCTACCCGCCGACAAGCTCCCGGCATCAACCACCGCAAGCAGAACCCGCATTGCATCAAGCCGATCCATATTGCCCCGATGGTTGGAAGCCTCTCTGTTTAGGATATGAGAAATCGGTTCTGCTGAATAGGCGGTTCCGCCGTTCACCTCGGGCCTCGACGACGCAGATCGCCTGACGATCCCAGGCGTATCGAGAGGGTGGCTCTCATTTTCACCGGGTACCGGCCAAGGCCCGTAGCCGGTAAATTTTACCCATTCGATCCCATATCCCGCCCGATTGGCCGATCGAAGCGGCCGGGCGTCACGACGATCAAGGTCCAGCAACCAACGCCAAAAGGGTGAACATTATGGACAGACTCTTCTATGTCGGCGTGTCGGCCGCGCTCTTTGCGGCCTTTGCCTTTTCGCTCAACTTTGTTGTGCCGTTCATCATCGGTGACTATTCCACCTTTGATTTTGCCCTCATCCGTCATGTCGTCTCGGCCCTCATTGGGCTTTGCATTCTGTTTTCGCAGAAAGGTGCGATGCGCCATCTCACGCTTCGGAACTGTCTGCAGGCCATCTGGCTCGCCTTCGTCGGATATGTCGGCTACTTCCTGACCGTGACCGGAGCGGCCGTCTTTGCCGGCCCCGTCATCGCTCCGGCCTTTCTCGGTCTGGTGCCGATCGTATTGATGATCATTGGCAATCAGCGTCAGGGATCATTGCCGTGGCGATCCCTTATGATGCCTCTGGCGCTGGTGCTGGTCGGCCTTGTTCTCGTCAATGGCACGGCATTCACGGCTGAAGGATTGGGCTCCGTCGAATCCCTGTGGGTTGGCGTGCTGCTGGCGCTTGCTGCCGTGGGACTTTGGGTCTGGTTCGCTCTTGCCAATCAGGCCGCCCTCGCTGCCCGACCAGAAATGCCCTCCGGCGTGTGGTCGGCCCTGATCTTGGTCGGAGGTGGCGTCTTGATGCTGGTCTTCTATCCCGTCGGCGCCGCGATGGACCTGTTCCAGCTTCCGGTATTGGGATTCGGCTGGGATGCCGCCGGCAGCCTATATGTTTGGGGCGCGTCTTTCGCGCTGCTGGCAACCGTAGGCGGCGTCTGGGCCTGGAACATCGCATCACGGAGCCTGCCCGTTGCCCTGGCCGCACAGTTGATCGTTTCGGAAACGGCCTTCGGCGTCATCGGAGGACTGGTTGTCCATGCTCGCTGGCCGACCCCGATCGAAATCGCTGGGGTGGCTGTCCTGATCGCCGGCGTTGTTCTGTCGGTGCGGATTTTCTACGATCGCCAATTTGCATCGGGAAAGATATCGCTTGCGCACGAGTGACCCTCCCACGTTCAGCGCATCGCTCCGGCGAGACAGAGCAACCGATGCGTTCAAATTCTTCGGTCGAACACAGCAACCGGCGTCTTCAGACGATAGAGCGTCGTCGGCCGCCGGGCCCGCTCGGTCTGCCGTTTTTCGCCTTCGACCACCTCGAGCAGATCCAGATCATTGATCTTGCGGCGAAAGGCGCTTTGGTCCAGCCGTTCGCCCATCACCGTTTCATAGATTGCCTGCAGTTCCGACATCGTGAAGACCTCGGGAAGCAGCCTTGCCGGGATGGTCGAATAGGCGCCCTTGCCGCGCAGCCGCGCCAGCGCGGCGGTGACGATCTCATGATGGTCGAAGGGCAGTTCGCCAGCGGCCTCGACCGGCCGCAATTCCAGCGGGCCGGCGCCGCCCTCCAACGCTCCCTGCGGGACCAGCGCAAAATAGGCAATCGATACCGACCAGTCGCGAGGATCGCGCCGCGCCGAAGCGAAGGTCGCCAGCTGTTCGAAGAAAATGCCCTCAAGCCCTGCCTTGGCCTTGAGGATGCGCCGCACCGCCGCCTCCGCATCGGCGTCCTCGTCAATGTGCAGATAGCCGCCGATCAGCGCCGGAACGCCGGCAAAGGGCTCGGCGGGCCGCGGCAGCAAGGCCACGCATAATCGTCCTTGGTGCAGCGTCAGCAAGACGATGTCGACCGTCACGATCGGCCGCGCGAATTCAGCCTCTGCCATTGGCATCTTCCTGGTGAGCGTTCCGGGCTCTCATAACGGCCAATCATAAAAATAACAATTTGCAAATAGCAACTTGCAAAGTGCAATTTGCAAGTCTATATGATAGATAGCGAAGGCAGCGGGCAGGACGCCCGGGCCTGATCGCCAAGGCAACAAGCAAAGGAGTGATGCCATGGGTATGGGACGTTTCAGCACAGCCGACTGGGCGGCCTACAATGCACGCCATGTGGATGGCCGCAGCCGGTCCGAAGTATTCGGCGCCACCGGCATCGACCCCCGGTTCGATCCGGCGCGCTTTGCCACCCGCGAGAGCCGCGACAGCGCCTACAATCCGCAGTCGACGCCGATCATTCTCGCCTCGGATGTGACCGGCTCGATGGGCATGATCGCCCACGAGCTGATGCGCGGCGGGCTCATCACCCTGACATCGGAAATCTATGACCGCCGGCCGGTATCCGATCCGCATATCATGGTGGCAGCGATCGGAGATGCGTATACCGATACCGCACCGCTGCAGGCCACCCAGTTCGAGGCCGACATCTCGCTTGCCAACCAGATCCGCGCGCTGTGGCTCGAAGGCAAGGGCGGCGGCAATGATGGCGAAAGCTACAGCGCCGCCCACCTTCTGGCAGCCCTCAAAACGTCGACCGATGCCTTCGAAAGGCGCGGCCGCAAAGGCTATCTCTTCACCATCGGCGACGAGCCGGTTCATAATGGCCTGACTGCCGACCAGATCGCTCGCATCTTCGGCATCGAACCGCCGCGCGGTCTGAGCGCCCGGGAATGCCTTGCGATGGCACAGAGATCCTATGAGGTCTTCCACATCGTCATCCGCGAGGGTTATGCAGCCGCGTGGCTCGACCGGGTGCTGCAGAGCTGGCAGCCCTTGCTGCCAGGCAGGACCTTCGTGCTCGACGACCACAGGCGCATTGCCGAGCTGGTGGTCTCGATCATCGAGATCACCGAGGGTCGGGACGCCGGCGACGTGGCCGCCAGCTGGCCGGGTGCGGCTGCCGCAGTCGTCGCCAAGGCCATCGGCGAACGCCCGAAGCGGCGCCTGCTGCCTTTCTTTTGATACGGTATTCTAACTGCCCCGGCGCGGTCGCGCCGGGGCCATTGAGGAGCAGAATGATGGGTATCCAAGCACAGGCCGTGATCGGCGCGCTTTATGGCGACGAAGGCAAGGGACTGATGGTCGATCGCCTTGCCGCAGCGACGCCGAGGGCCGTGGTGGTTCGCAGCAATGGCGGCGCTCAGGCGGGCCACACCGTGGTCGATTCCGCCGGCCGCCGCCATGTCTTCCATCATATCGGCTCGGGCAGCTTTGCCGGGGCCGCCACGCATTTCAGCCGCTTTTTCGTCGCCCATCCGATGCTGCTGCTCGGCGAGCTGACGGATCTCAGCCAGCTCGGGGTGAGGCCTGAGATCAGCAGCGACCCGCGGGCACCGGTCACCACGCCCTTCGACGTCATCATCAACCAGGCCTTGGAGCTGGCGCGCGGCACTGCCCGTCACGGCAGCTGCGGCCTCGGCTTCGGCGAAACCATCGAACGCAATCTGCGCCCGGAATTCGCCCTCTCGACCAAGGATCTGTTCCGCCCCGATCTGCACGCCCGCCTTGTTTCCATCCGCGATGCCTGGGTGCCCGTCCGGCTGGCCGCACTCGGCATGACCGCCCTGCCCGCAGAGCTGGCCGCCGCGCTGGCCGACGACACCACCATCGCCCGCTTCGAGGCCGATTGCGCCGCCTATCTCGACCGCGTCACGCTCTGGCCCGACCGGCGGCTGTGCGAACGCGGCGCCGTCATCTTCGAGGCGGCGCAGGGCCTCGGGCTCGATCCGGACTGTGGCGCCTTCCCCCATGTTACCCGCTCGAATACCGGGCTCGCCAACATGTTCGCTATTGCAGCCGAAGCCGGCATCACCGCGCTCGACGCAACATATGCGACGCGCTGCTACACCACCCGGCACGGCGCCGGCCCCCTCAAGGGCGAAGTTGCCGCACTGCCCGGCATCACTGTCGTCGATCCCACCAATGCGCCGAACGAGTGGCAGGGCAGCCTGAGGCTCGCGCCGCTCGATCTCGGCACGTTGCGCGAGGCGATAACACGCGATCTGACGTTGGACCGCAGCGGCATCACCGTCAAAGCCGGACTGGCGGTCACCTGCCTCGATCAGGCGGAGGATGGTTTTGCCGTAACGGATGACGGAGAGGCGATACGGCTTGATCCTGCCAAGGCGGCGTCTGACATAGCCGAACGCGTCGGCCTGCTGCTCTGGGCCGAAAGCTGGGGACCGCGCCGCGGTGATGTCAGGCTGTATGCAGATGCAGCCGCCGCGAAAGTCGCTGAATAACAAAGAGCCCGCGCGGCAATGCCGGCGGGCTCATATTCCGCGTAAACGCGAACGGCGATTACTTCACGAGGTTGCGCTTGCCGAGCGTGCGCAGACGCAGCGCATTGAGCTTGATGAAGCCGGCCGCGTCCTTCTGGTCGTAGGCGCCCTGATCGTCCTCGAAGGTGACGAGCTTGTCGGAATAGAGCGACTTTTCGCTTTCGCGGCCGATGACCATGACATTGCCCTTGTAGAGCTTCAGCGTCACTTCGCCTTCGACATGCTCCTGGCTCTTGTCGATCAGTGCCTGCAGCATCTCGCGCTCCGGCGAGAACCAGAAGCCGTAATAGATCAGCTCGGCGTAACGCGGCATGATCTCGTCCTTGAGATGGGCAGCCCCGCGATCGAGGGTGATCGATTCGATGGCGCGATGCGCCGAGAGCAGG is a window of Rhizobium sp. N324 DNA encoding:
- a CDS encoding LysR family transcriptional regulator translates to MDRLDAMRVLLAVVDAGSLSAGSRKLNAPLPSVSRKVADLERYLGTNLIIRTSRNLQLTDAGRDYVDAARKIIADLEEVERRASGEYQTPRGLLTITMPIEFGHRYVLPIALDFMNEHPQVILNVLSIDRSVHLVNEQVDVAIRLGELEDSSLHAVKAGEFRLLTCASPAYLERHGLPQHPTELANHDGIMFHKRSFFWSFEIDGKPVEILPRSRIEVNTAANCVAAALKGAGIARLFDYQVPEEVSSGALVQILKDYGGGPKPVNIVYSRQGLLALKVRAFIDWALPRLRAVCSNYGDAPSSE
- a CDS encoding DMT family transporter, producing the protein MDRLFYVGVSAALFAAFAFSLNFVVPFIIGDYSTFDFALIRHVVSALIGLCILFSQKGAMRHLTLRNCLQAIWLAFVGYVGYFLTVTGAAVFAGPVIAPAFLGLVPIVLMIIGNQRQGSLPWRSLMMPLALVLVGLVLVNGTAFTAEGLGSVESLWVGVLLALAAVGLWVWFALANQAALAARPEMPSGVWSALILVGGGVLMLVFYPVGAAMDLFQLPVLGFGWDAAGSLYVWGASFALLATVGGVWAWNIASRSLPVALAAQLIVSETAFGVIGGLVVHARWPTPIEIAGVAVLIAGVVLSVRIFYDRQFASGKISLAHE
- a CDS encoding NUDIX hydrolase: MAEAEFARPIVTVDIVLLTLHQGRLCVALLPRPAEPFAGVPALIGGYLHIDEDADAEAAVRRILKAKAGLEGIFFEQLATFASARRDPRDWSVSIAYFALVPQGALEGGAGPLELRPVEAAGELPFDHHEIVTAALARLRGKGAYSTIPARLLPEVFTMSELQAIYETVMGERLDQSAFRRKINDLDLLEVVEGEKRQTERARRPTTLYRLKTPVAVFDRRI
- a CDS encoding VWA domain-containing protein; its protein translation is MGMGRFSTADWAAYNARHVDGRSRSEVFGATGIDPRFDPARFATRESRDSAYNPQSTPIILASDVTGSMGMIAHELMRGGLITLTSEIYDRRPVSDPHIMVAAIGDAYTDTAPLQATQFEADISLANQIRALWLEGKGGGNDGESYSAAHLLAALKTSTDAFERRGRKGYLFTIGDEPVHNGLTADQIARIFGIEPPRGLSARECLAMAQRSYEVFHIVIREGYAAAWLDRVLQSWQPLLPGRTFVLDDHRRIAELVVSIIEITEGRDAGDVAASWPGAAAAVVAKAIGERPKRRLLPFF
- a CDS encoding adenylosuccinate synthetase — its product is MGIQAQAVIGALYGDEGKGLMVDRLAAATPRAVVVRSNGGAQAGHTVVDSAGRRHVFHHIGSGSFAGAATHFSRFFVAHPMLLLGELTDLSQLGVRPEISSDPRAPVTTPFDVIINQALELARGTARHGSCGLGFGETIERNLRPEFALSTKDLFRPDLHARLVSIRDAWVPVRLAALGMTALPAELAAALADDTTIARFEADCAAYLDRVTLWPDRRLCERGAVIFEAAQGLGLDPDCGAFPHVTRSNTGLANMFAIAAEAGITALDATYATRCYTTRHGAGPLKGEVAALPGITVVDPTNAPNEWQGSLRLAPLDLGTLREAITRDLTLDRSGITVKAGLAVTCLDQAEDGFAVTDDGEAIRLDPAKAASDIAERVGLLLWAESWGPRRGDVRLYADAAAAKVAE